A window of Echeneis naucrates chromosome 13, fEcheNa1.1, whole genome shotgun sequence contains these coding sequences:
- the mmp28 gene encoding matrix metalloproteinase-28, with translation MSRRPPGPRSGARLHLRPVWILTLSALISALTTGGSPLIPDPEVFLEKYGYLHPDNHIYKAVEVQSAIREFQWLSRLPVTGELDSATLRQMAEPRCGVSDEGSQQVWAERINAIFTGRRTAAGRHQSRRKRSAAQAEKWYKRHLTYQIVNWPRHLPLGSVRLAVRAAFQLWSNVSGLVFQEDPEGPADIRLAFYEGDHNDGASNAFDGPGGTLAHAFLPRRGEAHFDMAERWTLNGHKGHNLFMVTAHEIGHTLGLEHSPVRHALMSPYYKKLGRSLVLSWDDIIAVQQLYGKPSGDHPVRLPGQVLYATLQEWESTELQTPGRPLYCQGTFDAITMDRNNTVLVFRGSVYWTVSSEGGVSGPLPLRQRWPDLPPAIEAAAFSPPDSKWYFFKGKRLWRYTGRVLDHGFPRRNSDLGLPRHPDCAFFYAPLGHMVLFKGSRYFVLNLKTLRQEPYYPRRLVDWTGVPQGTNGALTRPCGRLYLFREQRFWTFDPVKVRVTRQGQWAQELSWTGCSNTPRSNIL, from the exons GTTTTTCTGGAGAAGTACGGCTACCTCCATCCGGACAACCACATCTACAAAGCAGTGGAGGTGCAGTCAGCCATCCG TGAGTTCCAGTGGTTGTCGCGCCTTCCTGTCACAGGTGAACTTGACAGCGCCACCCTGCGTCAGATGGCGGAGCCCCGCTGTGGCGTGTCTGATGAGGGCAGCCAGCAGGTCTGGGCCGAGAGAATCAATGCCATCTTCACTGGGAGAAGGACGGCTGCTGGGCGCCACCAGAGCCGCAGGAAGCGCTCCGCTGCACAAG CTGAAAAGTGGTACAAACGTCACCTGACCTACCAGATAGTGAACTGGCCTCGCCATCTGCCTCTGGGCTCGGTGCGGCTGGCGGTGCGTGCAGCTTTCCAGCTGTGGAGCAATGTGTCGGGCCTGGTCTTCCAGGAGGACCCTGAAGGACCCGCAGATATCCGACTGGCCTTTTACGAGGGAGACCACAACGACGGGGCCAGCAACGCCTTTGATGGGCCAG GGGGAACTCTGGCTCATGCTTTCCTACCTCGGCGGGGAGAAGCCCACTTTGACATGGCAGAGAGGTGGACGCTGAACGGACACAAAGGACACAACCTGTTCATGGTGACCGCCCATGAGATTGGACACACTCTGGGACTGGAGCACTCCCCCGTCCGTCACGCTCTGATGTCGCCCTACTACAAGAAGCTTGGCCGCAGCCTGGTGCTGAGTTGGGACGACATCATTGCAGTGCAACAGCTGTACG GTAAGCCGTCAGGTGACCACCCGGTGAGGTTGCCTGGACAGGTTTTGTACGCCACGCTGCAGGAGTGGGAgtccacagagctgcagactCCAGGCCGGCCTCTCTACTGTCAGGGCACCTTCGATGCCATCACGATGG ACCGGAATAACACGGTGCTGGTGTTTCGGGGCAGTGTGTACTGGACGGTGTCATCAGAGGGCGGAGTGAGCGGCCCCCTGCCTCTCCGTCAGCGCTGGCCTGACCTCCCTCCAGCCATCGAGGCTGCTGCCTTCTCCCCCCCGGACTCCAAGTGGTATTTTTTCAAAG GGAAGCGGCTGTGGCGCTACACAGGCCGTGTTCTGGACCACGGCTTCCCCCGGAGGAACAGTGATTTGGGGCTGCCTCGTCACCCTGACTGTGCCTTCTTTTATGCTCCTCTGGGTCACATGGTGCTCTTCAAGGGCTCCCGCTATTTTGTTTTAAACCTGAAAACACTGCGTCAAGAGCCCTATTACCCCCGGAGGCTGGTAGACTGGACTGGGGTGCCACAGGGGACCAACGGAGCGCTGACCCGTCCATGTGGACGGCTCTACTTGTTCAGAGAACAACGCTTCTGGACTTTTGACCCAGTCAAGGTGCGAGTCACCAGACAGGGTCAGTGGGCTCAGGAGCTGAGCTGGACTGGCTGCAGCAACACTCCACGAAGCAACATTTTATGA
- the fam124b gene encoding protein FAM124B isoform X1 — MFRGAAELKRADHESVDSGTETAEYDCSRMSSAGIKVMTRWGRLQRTQQFLLMNLHLLANPGDSLLLQHTLDRLLRWLCPSLRIFHVSERASPFRSYTRLCPVAGYPSLAITFFLHEAYGEERILKVLDFFQRPPWQYHHTESCGNRTGGIHITSSSSPTNPLLRPYLLPSRDFYSLGAGMPVWGVRPVHCGGEILRVTLYSRYDNYEDTVHLYETVLQRQAEEQKTGFCWFTLHTEPGLCLQLALKQLSPGVWVEPCSSAVLQFSVEEIGQLVPLLPNPCTPISSTRWQTEDLDGNKILFQVKTPAQPQRPLTCAFPLTCPSVSPRGAQHRSSGQTHSLSPCSFTTPLPRQTRRQGHRPRSDPLLEKLHEGGVGAESLGSGSCCSTPPGSSCYSSQRSSPAPPSTSNHPDSPLRPSITRSLSHLLLEEDEEEAETNVDTGVPVPSRSDTAVKTITRSSSIDLLMTLHSERPAAVGASAVESLAKELSECLPRTHTKPQGPLRTWDSAGYRDGARESCDRRTVAVGQSPSKGPTVEKRTTAELVSTRTSNEELVDEFFI; from the exons ATGTTTCGAGGAGCGGCGGAGTTGAAGAGAGCCGACCATGAAAGCGTGGACTCCGGGACCGAAACCGCCGA ATACGACTGCAGCAGGATGTCATCAGCTGGCA TCAAGGTCATGACCAGATGGGGCAGGCTGCAGCGAACGCAGCAGTTTTTGCTGATGAACTTGCATCTTCTAGCTAACCCTGGGGACTCCCTGCTCCTGCAGCACACCCTGGATCGCCTGCTGCGCTGGCTCTGCCCAAGTCTCCGCATCTTCCATGTATCAGAGAGGGCGTCCCCATTTAGAAGTTATACTCGGCTTTGTCCTGTGGCAG GCTACCCTTCTCTGGCCATCACTTTCTTCCTCCATGAGGCCTATGGAGAGGAACGAATTCTCAAAGTGCTGGACTTCTTTCAAAGGCCACCCTGGCAGTACCATCACACAGAGAGCTGTGGCAACAGAACTGGGGGAATTCACATTACATCCAGCAGCTCCCCCACCAACCCCCTGCTACGGCCTTACCTCCTGCCCAGCAGGGACTTTTATAGCTTGGGTGCCGGCATGCCTGTGTGGGGGGTTCGACCAGTGCACTGTGGAGGAGAAATACTACGCGTGACACTGTACAGCAGATATGACAATTACGAGGACACTGTGCACCTATATGAGACAGTGCTGCAGCGACAGGCAGAGGAGCAGAAGACAGGTTTCTGCTGGTTCACCCTCCACACAG AGCCAGGGTTGTGCCTGCAGCTGGCGTTAAAGCAGCTGTCACCAGGGGTTTGGGTGGAGCCATGCAGCTCTGCTGTGCTTCAGTTTAGTGTGGAGGAAATTGGTCAGCTGGTACCGCTGTTGCCCAACCCCTGCACACCCATCAGCAGTACACGCTGGCAAACAGAAGACCTAGATGGCAACAAGATCCTCTTCCAG GTGAAAACCCCAGCTCAACCTCAGCGACCTCTGACCTGTGCTTTCCCCCTGACCTGCCCCAGTGTATCCCCTCGAGGAGCGCAGCACAGGAGCTCAGGACAGACCCACAGTCTGTCACCCTGCAGCTTTACTACTCCCTTGCCCCGGCAGACACGGAGACAAG GTCACAGACCACGAAGTGACCCTCTGTTGGAGAAGCTTCACGAAGGAGGGGTTGGAGCAGAGAGCCTGGGATCAGGAAGCTGCTGTAGCACCCCTCCAGGTAGCTCCTGTTACTCATCCCAGCGCAGCAGCCCTGCCCCACCATCAACGTCCAATCACCCTGACTCTCCTCTGCGTCCCTCTATCACCCGTTCACTCTCCCATCTCCTTCTggaagaggacgaggaggaagcagagaccAATGTGGACACAGGAGTTCCAGTGCCATCGCGATCTGACACAGCAGTCAAAACAATTACTCGCTCTTCCTCCATAGACCTTTTGATGACTTTACACTCTGAGAGACCGGCAGCTGTAGGCGCTTCAGCTGTTGAGAGTCTGGCCAAGGAATTGAGTGAGTGTCTGCcacggacacacacaaagccacaggGCCCCTTAAGGACTTGGGACTCTGCTGGTTATAGAGATGGAGCGAGGGAGAGTTGTGACAGAAGGACTGTGGCAGTAGGACAAAGCCCCTCCAAAGGGCCTACTGTAGAGAAAAGGACTACTGCTGAGCTGGTATCAACACGCACAAGCAATGAGGAGCTAGTGGATGAGTTCTTCATCTAA
- the fam124b gene encoding protein FAM124B isoform X2: MFRGAAELKRADHESVDSGTETAEYDCSRMSSAGSKYSLTLLVMTRWGRLQRTQQFLLMNLHLLANPGDSLLLQHTLDRLLRWLCPSLRIFHVSERASPFRSYTRLCPVAGYPSLAITFFLHEAYGEERILKVLDFFQRPPWQYHHTESCGNRTGGIHITSSSSPTNPLLRPYLLPSRDFYSLGAGMPVWGVRPVHCGGEILRVTLYSRYDNYEDTVHLYETVLQRQAEEQKTGFCWFTLHTEPGLCLQLALKQLSPGVWVEPCSSAVLQFSVEEIGQLVPLLPNPCTPISSTRWQTEDLDGNKILFQVKTPAQPQRPLTCAFPLTCPSVSPRGAQHRSSGQTHSLSPCSFTTPLPRQTRRQGHRPRSDPLLEKLHEGGVGAESLGSGSCCSTPPGSSCYSSQRSSPAPPSTSNHPDSPLRPSITRSLSHLLLEEDEEEAETNVDTGVPVPSRSDTAVKTITRSSSIDLLMTLHSERPAAVGASAVESLAKELSECLPRTHTKPQGPLRTWDSAGYRDGARESCDRRTVAVGQSPSKGPTVEKRTTAELVSTRTSNEELVDEFFI; the protein is encoded by the exons ATGTTTCGAGGAGCGGCGGAGTTGAAGAGAGCCGACCATGAAAGCGTGGACTCCGGGACCGAAACCGCCGA ATACGACTGCAGCAGGATGTCATCAGCTGGCAGTAAGTATTCCCTCACCCTGCTA GTCATGACCAGATGGGGCAGGCTGCAGCGAACGCAGCAGTTTTTGCTGATGAACTTGCATCTTCTAGCTAACCCTGGGGACTCCCTGCTCCTGCAGCACACCCTGGATCGCCTGCTGCGCTGGCTCTGCCCAAGTCTCCGCATCTTCCATGTATCAGAGAGGGCGTCCCCATTTAGAAGTTATACTCGGCTTTGTCCTGTGGCAG GCTACCCTTCTCTGGCCATCACTTTCTTCCTCCATGAGGCCTATGGAGAGGAACGAATTCTCAAAGTGCTGGACTTCTTTCAAAGGCCACCCTGGCAGTACCATCACACAGAGAGCTGTGGCAACAGAACTGGGGGAATTCACATTACATCCAGCAGCTCCCCCACCAACCCCCTGCTACGGCCTTACCTCCTGCCCAGCAGGGACTTTTATAGCTTGGGTGCCGGCATGCCTGTGTGGGGGGTTCGACCAGTGCACTGTGGAGGAGAAATACTACGCGTGACACTGTACAGCAGATATGACAATTACGAGGACACTGTGCACCTATATGAGACAGTGCTGCAGCGACAGGCAGAGGAGCAGAAGACAGGTTTCTGCTGGTTCACCCTCCACACAG AGCCAGGGTTGTGCCTGCAGCTGGCGTTAAAGCAGCTGTCACCAGGGGTTTGGGTGGAGCCATGCAGCTCTGCTGTGCTTCAGTTTAGTGTGGAGGAAATTGGTCAGCTGGTACCGCTGTTGCCCAACCCCTGCACACCCATCAGCAGTACACGCTGGCAAACAGAAGACCTAGATGGCAACAAGATCCTCTTCCAG GTGAAAACCCCAGCTCAACCTCAGCGACCTCTGACCTGTGCTTTCCCCCTGACCTGCCCCAGTGTATCCCCTCGAGGAGCGCAGCACAGGAGCTCAGGACAGACCCACAGTCTGTCACCCTGCAGCTTTACTACTCCCTTGCCCCGGCAGACACGGAGACAAG GTCACAGACCACGAAGTGACCCTCTGTTGGAGAAGCTTCACGAAGGAGGGGTTGGAGCAGAGAGCCTGGGATCAGGAAGCTGCTGTAGCACCCCTCCAGGTAGCTCCTGTTACTCATCCCAGCGCAGCAGCCCTGCCCCACCATCAACGTCCAATCACCCTGACTCTCCTCTGCGTCCCTCTATCACCCGTTCACTCTCCCATCTCCTTCTggaagaggacgaggaggaagcagagaccAATGTGGACACAGGAGTTCCAGTGCCATCGCGATCTGACACAGCAGTCAAAACAATTACTCGCTCTTCCTCCATAGACCTTTTGATGACTTTACACTCTGAGAGACCGGCAGCTGTAGGCGCTTCAGCTGTTGAGAGTCTGGCCAAGGAATTGAGTGAGTGTCTGCcacggacacacacaaagccacaggGCCCCTTAAGGACTTGGGACTCTGCTGGTTATAGAGATGGAGCGAGGGAGAGTTGTGACAGAAGGACTGTGGCAGTAGGACAAAGCCCCTCCAAAGGGCCTACTGTAGAGAAAAGGACTACTGCTGAGCTGGTATCAACACGCACAAGCAATGAGGAGCTAGTGGATGAGTTCTTCATCTAA
- the cul3b gene encoding cullin-3b isoform X2, producing MSNLSKGGTKKDTKMRIRAFPVREDVLNSLNNNFLQTLNQAWNDHQTAMVMIRDILMYMDRVYVQQNNVENVYNLGLIIFRDQVVRYGCIRDHLRQTLLDMIARERKGEVVDRGAIRNACQMLMILGLEGRSVYEEDFEAPFLEMSAEFFQMESQKFLAENSASVYIKKVEARINEEIERVMHCLDKSTEEPIVKVVERELISKHMKTIVEMENSGLVHMLKNGKTDDLACMYKLFSRVPNGLKTMCECMSSYLREQGKALVSEEGEGKNPVDYIQGLLDLKSRFDRFLQESFNNDRLFKQTIAGDFEYFLNLNSRSPEYLSLFIDDKLKKGVKGLTEQEVESILDKAMVLFRFMQEKDVFERYYKQHLARRLLTNKSVSDDSEKNMISKLKTECGCQFTSKLEGMFRDMSISNTTMDEFRQHLQTTGVSLGGVDLTVRVLTTGYWPTQSATPKCNIPPSPRHAFEVFRRFYLGKHSGRQLTLQHHMGSADLNATFYGPIKKEDGSEVGVGGAQVTGSNTRKHILQVSTFQMTILMLFNNREKSTFEEIQQETDIPERELVRALQSLACGKPTQRVLTKEPKSKEIENGHVFTVNDQFTSKLHRVKIQTVAAKQGESDPERKETRQKVDDDRKHEIEAAIVRIMKSRKKMQHNVLVAEVTQQLRARFLPSPVVIKKRIEGLIEREYLARTPEDRKVYTYVA from the exons ATGTCCAATCTCAGCAAAGGCGGCACCAAGAAGGACACCAAAATGAGGATACGGGCCTTTCCT GTACGAGAAGATGTCCTCAACTCCCTAAACAATAACTTCCTCCAAACCCTAAATCAGGCCTGGAATGACCATCAGACAGCGATGGTGATGATCAGAGACATCCTGATGTATATG GACCGGGTGTACGTACAGCAGAATAATGTAGAGAATGTCTACAACCTTGGTCTTATCATCTTTAGGGATCAGGTTGTTCGCTATGGCTGCATCAGAGACCACCTCCGACAGACTTTGCTGGACATGATTGCACgtgaaaggaaaggagaggtgGTGGACAG GGGTGCCATTAGAAATGCCTGCCAAATGTTAATGATCCTCGGCCTTGAGGGGAGATCTGTTTATGAAGAAGACTTTGAGGCACCATTCTTAGAAATGTCTGCAGAATTTTTCCAG atggAGAGCCAAAAATTCCTTGCTGAAAACAGTGCCAGTGTGTACATAAAGAAGGTAGAAGCCAGGATTAATGAAGAGATTGAGCGAGTAATGCACTGCCTGGATAAATCCACAGAGGAGCCTATTGTCAAGGTTGTGGAAAGGGAACTCATCtccaaacacatgaaaacaattgTAGAGATGGAGAACTCAGGACTCGTTCATATGCTGAAGAACGGCAAAACAGACG ACTTGGCGTGCATGTACAAGCTGTTCAGCAGGGTTCCCAATGGGCTGAAGACCATGTGCGAGTGTATGAGCTCATACCTTCGGGAGCAAGGCAAGGCTCTCGTGTCAGAGGAGGGCGAGGGAAAGAACCCTGTTGACTACATCCAG GGTTTGCTGGACCTGAAGTCTCGCTTTGATCGTTTCCTCCAGGAGTCTTTCAATAATGATCGGCTTTTCAAGCAAACCATAGCTGGCGACTTTGAGTACTTCCTTAACCTCAACTCTCGCTCACCTGAGTACCTCTCACTTTTCATTGATGACAAACTGAAGAAAGGTGTCAAAGGG TTGACGGAGCAGGAGGTGGAGTCAATATTGGACAAGGCCATGGTGCTTTTCCGCTTCATGCAAGAAAAGGATGTTTTTGAGAGGTACTACAAGCAGCACCTGGCCCGCAGGCTGCTCACCAACAAGAGTGTCTCTGATGACTCTGAGAAAAACATGATCTCAAAGCTCAAG ACCGAATGTGGCTGCCAGTTCACCTCCAAACTAGAGGGCATGTTTCGTGATATGAGCATCTCCAATACCACCATGGATGAGTTTAGACAACATCTACAGACAACTGGG GTGTCTCTTGGAGGAGTTGATCTCACAGTGAGAGTCCTGACTACAGGATACTGGCCAACACAATCAGCAACACCCAAGTGCAATATCCCTCCTTCACCACGGCATGCATTTGAAGTCTTTAGAAG GTTTTATCTTGGAAAGCACAGTGGCAGACAACTCACACTGCAGCACCATATGGGCTCTGCAGATCTAAATGCCACATTCTACGGCCCCATAAAAAAG GAGGATGGCTCAGAGGTGGGAGTAGGAGGAGCCCAGGTAACAGGATCTAACACCAGAAAACACATCCTGCAGGTCTCCACTTTCCAGATGACCATCCTCATGCTTTTCAACAACAGAGAGAAGTCTACCTTTGAG GAGATCCAGCAGGAGACGGACATCCCAGAGAGGGAGCTGGTGCGAGCACTGCAGTCACTGGCATGtgggaaacccacacagagagTCCTTACCAAGGAGCCCAAGTCCAAGGAGATTGAAAATGGCCATGTGTTTACAGTCAATGACCAGTTTACATCCAAACTGCACCGTGTCAAGATACAGACAG TGGCTGCAAAACAAGGGGAGTCAGATCCAGAGAGGAAGGAGACGCGGCAGAAAGTTGATGACGACAGGAAGCATGAGATTGAAGCCGCTATCGTTCGCATCATGAAGTCTAGAAAGAAGATGCAGCACAATGTCCTAGTAGCAGAG GTCACACAGCAGTTGCGAGCTCGGTTCCTTCCTAGTCCTGTAGTCATCAAGAAACGCATTGAAGGACTCATTGAGAGGGAATATTTGGCAAGAACACCAGAGGACCGTAAAGTGTACACTTATGTAGCATAA
- the cul3b gene encoding cullin-3b isoform X1 has protein sequence MSNLSKGGTKKDTKMRIRAFPMTMDEKYVNNIWDLLKNAIQEIQRKNNSGLSFEELYRNAYTMVLHKHGEKLYTGLREVVTEHLINKVREDVLNSLNNNFLQTLNQAWNDHQTAMVMIRDILMYMDRVYVQQNNVENVYNLGLIIFRDQVVRYGCIRDHLRQTLLDMIARERKGEVVDRGAIRNACQMLMILGLEGRSVYEEDFEAPFLEMSAEFFQMESQKFLAENSASVYIKKVEARINEEIERVMHCLDKSTEEPIVKVVERELISKHMKTIVEMENSGLVHMLKNGKTDDLACMYKLFSRVPNGLKTMCECMSSYLREQGKALVSEEGEGKNPVDYIQGLLDLKSRFDRFLQESFNNDRLFKQTIAGDFEYFLNLNSRSPEYLSLFIDDKLKKGVKGLTEQEVESILDKAMVLFRFMQEKDVFERYYKQHLARRLLTNKSVSDDSEKNMISKLKTECGCQFTSKLEGMFRDMSISNTTMDEFRQHLQTTGVSLGGVDLTVRVLTTGYWPTQSATPKCNIPPSPRHAFEVFRRFYLGKHSGRQLTLQHHMGSADLNATFYGPIKKEDGSEVGVGGAQVTGSNTRKHILQVSTFQMTILMLFNNREKSTFEEIQQETDIPERELVRALQSLACGKPTQRVLTKEPKSKEIENGHVFTVNDQFTSKLHRVKIQTVAAKQGESDPERKETRQKVDDDRKHEIEAAIVRIMKSRKKMQHNVLVAEVTQQLRARFLPSPVVIKKRIEGLIEREYLARTPEDRKVYTYVA, from the exons ATGTCCAATCTCAGCAAAGGCGGCACCAAGAAGGACACCAAAATGAGGATACGGGCCTTTCCT ATGACGATGGATGAGAAGTATGTCAACAATATCTGGGACCTCCTAAAGAATGCCATCCAGGAGATTCAGAGGAAGAATAACAGTGGCCTGAGCTTTGAGGAGCTATATAGGAATGCCTACACGATGGTGCTCCACAAACACGGCGAGAAGCTGTACACCGGCCTGAGGGAGGTAGTCACGGAACATCTTATCAACAAA GTACGAGAAGATGTCCTCAACTCCCTAAACAATAACTTCCTCCAAACCCTAAATCAGGCCTGGAATGACCATCAGACAGCGATGGTGATGATCAGAGACATCCTGATGTATATG GACCGGGTGTACGTACAGCAGAATAATGTAGAGAATGTCTACAACCTTGGTCTTATCATCTTTAGGGATCAGGTTGTTCGCTATGGCTGCATCAGAGACCACCTCCGACAGACTTTGCTGGACATGATTGCACgtgaaaggaaaggagaggtgGTGGACAG GGGTGCCATTAGAAATGCCTGCCAAATGTTAATGATCCTCGGCCTTGAGGGGAGATCTGTTTATGAAGAAGACTTTGAGGCACCATTCTTAGAAATGTCTGCAGAATTTTTCCAG atggAGAGCCAAAAATTCCTTGCTGAAAACAGTGCCAGTGTGTACATAAAGAAGGTAGAAGCCAGGATTAATGAAGAGATTGAGCGAGTAATGCACTGCCTGGATAAATCCACAGAGGAGCCTATTGTCAAGGTTGTGGAAAGGGAACTCATCtccaaacacatgaaaacaattgTAGAGATGGAGAACTCAGGACTCGTTCATATGCTGAAGAACGGCAAAACAGACG ACTTGGCGTGCATGTACAAGCTGTTCAGCAGGGTTCCCAATGGGCTGAAGACCATGTGCGAGTGTATGAGCTCATACCTTCGGGAGCAAGGCAAGGCTCTCGTGTCAGAGGAGGGCGAGGGAAAGAACCCTGTTGACTACATCCAG GGTTTGCTGGACCTGAAGTCTCGCTTTGATCGTTTCCTCCAGGAGTCTTTCAATAATGATCGGCTTTTCAAGCAAACCATAGCTGGCGACTTTGAGTACTTCCTTAACCTCAACTCTCGCTCACCTGAGTACCTCTCACTTTTCATTGATGACAAACTGAAGAAAGGTGTCAAAGGG TTGACGGAGCAGGAGGTGGAGTCAATATTGGACAAGGCCATGGTGCTTTTCCGCTTCATGCAAGAAAAGGATGTTTTTGAGAGGTACTACAAGCAGCACCTGGCCCGCAGGCTGCTCACCAACAAGAGTGTCTCTGATGACTCTGAGAAAAACATGATCTCAAAGCTCAAG ACCGAATGTGGCTGCCAGTTCACCTCCAAACTAGAGGGCATGTTTCGTGATATGAGCATCTCCAATACCACCATGGATGAGTTTAGACAACATCTACAGACAACTGGG GTGTCTCTTGGAGGAGTTGATCTCACAGTGAGAGTCCTGACTACAGGATACTGGCCAACACAATCAGCAACACCCAAGTGCAATATCCCTCCTTCACCACGGCATGCATTTGAAGTCTTTAGAAG GTTTTATCTTGGAAAGCACAGTGGCAGACAACTCACACTGCAGCACCATATGGGCTCTGCAGATCTAAATGCCACATTCTACGGCCCCATAAAAAAG GAGGATGGCTCAGAGGTGGGAGTAGGAGGAGCCCAGGTAACAGGATCTAACACCAGAAAACACATCCTGCAGGTCTCCACTTTCCAGATGACCATCCTCATGCTTTTCAACAACAGAGAGAAGTCTACCTTTGAG GAGATCCAGCAGGAGACGGACATCCCAGAGAGGGAGCTGGTGCGAGCACTGCAGTCACTGGCATGtgggaaacccacacagagagTCCTTACCAAGGAGCCCAAGTCCAAGGAGATTGAAAATGGCCATGTGTTTACAGTCAATGACCAGTTTACATCCAAACTGCACCGTGTCAAGATACAGACAG TGGCTGCAAAACAAGGGGAGTCAGATCCAGAGAGGAAGGAGACGCGGCAGAAAGTTGATGACGACAGGAAGCATGAGATTGAAGCCGCTATCGTTCGCATCATGAAGTCTAGAAAGAAGATGCAGCACAATGTCCTAGTAGCAGAG GTCACACAGCAGTTGCGAGCTCGGTTCCTTCCTAGTCCTGTAGTCATCAAGAAACGCATTGAAGGACTCATTGAGAGGGAATATTTGGCAAGAACACCAGAGGACCGTAAAGTGTACACTTATGTAGCATAA